From one Orcinus orca chromosome 10, mOrcOrc1.1, whole genome shotgun sequence genomic stretch:
- the USP49 gene encoding ubiquitin carboxyl-terminal hydrolase 49 encodes MDRCKHVGRLRLAQDHSILNPQKWCCRECATTESVWACLKCSHVACGRYIEDHALKHFEKTGHPLAMEVRDLYVFCYLCKDYVLNDNPEGDLKLLRSSLLAVRGQTQDLPLRRGRTLRSMASGEDAVPPQRAPQGQPQMLTALWYRRQRLLARTLRLWFEKTSRGQAKLEQRRRQEALERKKEAARQRRREVKRRLLEELASSPPRKSARLLLHAPRAAAPRAPAGPRPAPRRAPAMAPGVTGLRNLGNTCYMNSILQVLSHLRKFRECFLNLDPSKTEQLFPRAANGKAPLAGRPAGSSATELSPRSHGAEACEREGLCLNGGASLSRSLELIQNKEPSSKHISLCHELHTLFRVMWSGRWALVSPFAMLHSVWSLIPAFRGYDQQDAQEFLCELLHKVQQELESEGTKRRILIPFSQRKLTKQVLKVVNTIFHGQLLSQVTCVSCNYKSNTIEPFWDLSLEFPERYHCIEKGFIPLNQTQCLLTEMLAKFTETEALEGRIYACDQCNSKRRKSNPKPLVLSEARKQLMIYRLPQVLRLHLKRFRWSGRNHREKIGVHVVFDQVLTMEPYCCRDMLSSLDKETFAYDLSAVVMHHGKGFGSGHYTAYCYNTEGGFWVHCNDSKLNVCSVEEVCKTQAYILFYTQRTVQGNARISETQLQTQVQSSNNGEGRPRTFP; translated from the exons ATGGATAGATGCAAACATGTAGGGCGGTTGCGGCTAGCCCAGGACCACTCCATCCTGAACCCGCAGAAGTGGTGCTGCCGGGAGTGCGCCACCACCGAGTCCGTGTGGGCTTGTCTCAAGTGCTCCCACGTGGCCTGCGGCCGCTACATCGAAGACCACGCCCTCAAACACTTCGAAAAGACTGGACACCCGCTAGCCATGGAGGTCCGGGACCTCTACGTGTTCTGCTACCTGTGCAAGGACTACGTGCTCAACGACAACCCCGAAGGGGACCTCAAGCTGCTGAGAAGCTCCCTCTTGGCGGTCAGGGGCCAGACGCAGGACCTGCCGCTGAGGCGCGGGCGGACGCTGCGGTCCATGGCTTCGGGCGAGGACGCCGTCCCGCCGCAGCGCGCTCCTCAGGGACAGCCGCAGATGCTCACGGCTCTGTGGTATCGGCGCCAGCGCCTGCTGGCCCGGACGCTGCGGCTCTGGTTCGAGAAGACCTCGCGGGGCCAGGCCAAGCTggagcagcggcggcggcaggaGGCGCTGGAGCGCAAGAAGGAGGCGGCGCGGCAGCGGCGGCGCGAGGTGAAGCGGCGGCTGCTGGAGGAGCTGGCCAGCTCCCCTCCGCGCAAGAGCGCGCGCCTCCTGCTGCACGCGCCCCGTGCCGCCGCGCCGCGCGCGCCCGCTGGGCCGCGCCCCGCGCCGCGCCGCGCGCCCGCCATGGCGCCGGGCGTCACGGGCTTGCGCAACCTGGGCAACACCTGCTACATGAACTCCATCCTCCAGGTGCTCAGCCACCTGCGCAAGTTCCGTGAGTGCTTCCTGAACCTCGACCCGTCCAAGACGGAGCAGCTGTTTCCCAGGGCCGCCAACGGCAAGGCCCCTCTCGCGGGCAGGCCGGCCGGCAGCTCAGCCACCGAGCTGTCGCCCAGGAGCCACGGGGCCGAGGCCTGCGAGCGCGAGGGCCTCTGCTTGAATGGCGGGGCCTCCCTCAGCAGGAGCCTAGAACTCATCCAGAACAAGGAGCCCAGCTCGAAGCACATCTCCCTCTGCCACGAACTGCACACCCTCTTCCGCGTCATGTGGTCCGGGAGGTGGGCCCTGGTGTCGCCCTTCGCCATGCTTCACTCAGTGTGGAGCCTGATCCCCGCCTTCCGCGGCTACGACCAACAGGACGCGCAGGAGTTTCTCTGCGAGTTGTTGCACAAAGTGCAGCAGGAACTCGAGTCCGAGGGCACCAAGCGCCGGATCCTCATCCCCTTCTCCCAGAGGAAGCTCACCAAACAGGTCTTAAAGGTGGTGAACACCATATTTCACGGGCAGCTACTCAGCCAG GTCACATGTGTATCATGCAATTACAAATCCAATACCATCGAGCCCTTTTGGGATCTGTCCCTGGAATTCCCTGAACGCTATCACTGCATAGAAAAGGGGTTTATCCCTTTGAATCAGACTCAGTGCCTGCTCACTGAGATGCTGGCCAAGTTCACAGAGACAGAGGCTCTGGAAGGGAGAATCTACGCTTGTGACCAATGTAACA GCAAACGACGAAAATCCAATCCAAAACCCCTTGTTCTGAGTGAAGCTAGAAAGCAGTTAATGATCTACAGACTACCTCAGGTCCTCCGGCTGCACCTTAAAAGATTCAG GTGGTCTGGCCGTAATCACCGAGAGAAGATTGGGGTCCATGTCGTCTTTGACCAGGTATTAACCATGGAACCTTACTGCTGCAGGGACATGCTCTCCTCTCTTGACAAAGAGACCTTTGCCTATGATCTCTCCGCAGTGGTCATGCATCACGGGAAAGGGTTTGGCTCAGGACACTACACAGCCTATTGCTACAACACAGAGGGAG GTTTTTGGGTCCACTGCAACGACTCAAAGCTGAATGTATGCAGTGTCGAGGAAGTGTGCAAAACTCAAGCCTACATCCTTTTTTACACTCAAAGAACAGTTCAGGGCAATGCAAGAATCTCAGAAACCCAACTCCAAACTCAGGTGCAGTCCAGCAACAACGGTGAGGGCAGACCACGGACCTTCCCCTGA
- the TOMM6 gene encoding mitochondrial import receptor subunit TOM6 homolog, which produces MRGRKLRDLLAPTSGVVRDLAEGWGAAMASGGAGVIAAGSANEAPEIPDNVGDWLRGVYRFATDRNDFRRNLILNLGLFAAGVWLARNLSDIDLMAPQPGV; this is translated from the exons ATGCGAGGCCGGAAGTTGCGTGATCTGCTGGCGCCGACAAGCGGCGTGGTGAGAGACCTTGCGGAGGGTTGGGGTGCTGCTATGGCTTCCGGTGGGGCCGGCGTGATCGCTGCGGGCTCGGCAAATGAAGCTCCCGAAATCCCAGACAACGTGGGAGACTGGCTTCGGGGCGTCTACCGCTTCGCCACCGATAGGAATGACTTCCGCAG GAACTTGATCCTCAATTTGGGACTCTTTGCTGCCGGAGTTTGGCTGGCCAGGAATTTGAGTGACATTGACCTAATGGCACCTCAGCCTGGGGTGTAG